Proteins found in one Patescibacteria group bacterium genomic segment:
- a CDS encoding ribonuclease HI family protein has translation MKKITIYTDGASRGNPGPAGAGIVFENEKGQPFKEYAHFLGKKLTNNEAEYLAVIFALKKFKHLFGKKMAKTSEVELKSDSELLVKQLTGKYKLSNKRIQEFFIEIWNLRLDFKKMKFVHISRNKNKKADALANQALDQKAKAQKLF, from the coding sequence ATGAAAAAGATAACAATATATACTGATGGTGCTTCAAGGGGCAATCCTGGTCCAGCAGGAGCAGGAATTGTTTTTGAAAATGAAAAAGGCCAGCCTTTTAAAGAATATGCTCATTTCCTAGGGAAAAAGCTTACAAACAATGAAGCAGAATATTTAGCAGTTATTTTTGCTTTGAAAAAGTTTAAGCATCTTTTTGGAAAAAAAATGGCAAAAACAAGTGAAGTTGAATTAAAGTCTGATTCAGAACTGTTAGTTAAACAATTAACTGGAAAATACAAACTTTCAAATAAGAGAATCCAGGAGTTTTTTATTGAAATTTGGAACTTAAGACTTGATTTTAAAAAAATGAAATTCGTTCATATTTCAAGGAACAAAAACAAAAAAGCTGATGCTTTGGCTAATCAAGCGCTGGATCAAAAAGCCAAAGCCCAGAAACTGTTTTAA
- a CDS encoding DHH family phosphoesterase yields MEIKNLKKVSKRILKAIKDKEKIILYGDNDLDGAGSVIILKETITTLGGKVSALYFPDREIEGYGITEKALGKLKEFSPALLITVDCGIGNFKEIELAKELGFYVIVIDHHKILDKLPGADIVVDPKQPSEIYSFQDFATVGIVFRLSKLLFENKMGKGLKTSFLELVALATIADMMPQIDENKLFIEEGLSTIEQSLRPGIRALFATELLKDYSLREKVSKVISILNVRDVKDGLPVPFRILTNPDFEEVRAMIPELLEKTKRKKLDIRNIVDNIKKEALKSDSPIIFKGNESLDFAIISPIASLLCNYFKKPVFIYKKFETESQGTVRSTSDIDSVVLMGKCKDYVITYGGHARASGFRLKNENLEKFKNCLIENALKYEKDNNIY; encoded by the coding sequence ATGGAGATTAAGAATCTAAAAAAGGTTTCTAAAAGAATTCTAAAAGCAATAAAAGATAAAGAGAAAATCATTCTTTATGGTGATAATGATTTAGATGGTGCAGGTTCAGTTATTATTTTAAAAGAAACAATTACAACATTAGGTGGCAAGGTGTCAGCGCTTTATTTTCCAGACAGAGAAATTGAAGGTTACGGGATAACTGAAAAGGCTTTAGGGAAATTAAAAGAGTTTTCACCAGCACTTTTAATAACTGTTGACTGCGGAATTGGTAATTTTAAAGAAATAGAGCTGGCAAAAGAGCTCGGATTTTATGTAATAGTGATTGATCATCATAAGATTTTAGATAAACTGCCTGGCGCTGATATTGTTGTTGATCCAAAACAACCAAGCGAAATTTATTCTTTCCAAGATTTCGCTACTGTTGGTATTGTTTTCAGACTTTCAAAGCTATTGTTTGAAAATAAAATGGGCAAAGGTCTGAAAACAAGCTTTTTGGAGCTGGTTGCTCTGGCAACTATTGCTGATATGATGCCGCAAATTGACGAGAATAAATTATTTATTGAAGAGGGGTTAAGTACAATTGAGCAATCTCTACGGCCAGGAATAAGAGCTCTTTTTGCAACTGAACTTTTAAAAGATTATAGTTTACGTGAGAAAGTTTCAAAAGTTATTTCAATTTTGAATGTTCGTGATGTTAAGGATGGACTGCCTGTTCCTTTCAGAATTTTAACTAATCCTGATTTTGAAGAAGTAAGGGCAATGATTCCAGAGCTTTTAGAAAAAACAAAGCGAAAAAAACTAGACATTAGAAACATTGTTGATAATATTAAAAAAGAAGCTTTAAAAAGTGATTCACCAATTATTTTTAAAGGAAATGAATCATTAGACTTTGCAATAATCTCACCAATTGCATCTTTGCTTTGTAATTATTTTAAAAAGCCAGTCTTTATTTATAAGAAGTTTGAAACAGAAAGCCAGGGAACAGTAAGGTCTACTTCTGATATTGACAGCGTTGTTTTAATGGGAAAATGTAAAGACTATGTTATAACCTATGGTGGACATGCCCGGGCATCAGGTTTTAGATTAAAAAATGAAAACCTGGAAAAATTTAAAAATTGTTTAATAGAAAACGCTTTAAAATATGAAAAAGATAACAATATATACTGA
- a CDS encoding type IV secretion system DNA-binding domain-containing protein — protein MSKENKITLLGETTFRNQRKRFGIKTDDRRRHVYVVGKTGMGKTALLENMVIQDIRDGKGVGVVDPHGEAAEKILDFIPAERINDVIYFNPADLNYPMPFNVMEKVDPEYRHLVASGLMEVFKKIWPDVWSARMEYILSNSILALLEDPNSTLLGVNRMLADPEYRKQIVAKVKDPMVKSFWNNEFARYTQRYEVEATAAIQNKIGQLISNPLIRNIIGQVKSRLNMRELMDDGKILIANLSKGKIGEENSRLLGALLITKLQLAAMSRVDIPEKQRKDFFLYVDEFQNFATEAFANILSEARKYRLSLVLANQYMAQLEEMTALGRSTKVRDAVFGNVGTFIVFRVGAEDAEYLEKEFVPEITAEDFVNLAKYNVYIKLMIDGVAGRPFSAHTLEPYKFPDQSHKDKIIMVARERYSIERSVVEEKIKRWMEEEKVSETFYSEKKSSPMHDAVCSSCSKQIKVNFKPEPGRPVYCKDCLKKRRKKDEKLSLDQVKRIEPLSFSSTRKIVDKEKPKREKSQIDLDKLKKNLEKALKKEK, from the coding sequence ATGAGTAAAGAAAACAAAATAACTCTTTTAGGAGAAACAACTTTTAGAAATCAAAGAAAGAGATTTGGAATTAAAACTGATGACAGGCGTCGCCATGTCTATGTTGTTGGGAAAACAGGCATGGGGAAAACCGCACTTTTAGAAAACATGGTAATCCAAGACATCAGAGATGGAAAAGGGGTTGGTGTTGTTGATCCTCATGGAGAAGCTGCAGAAAAAATATTGGATTTTATTCCTGCAGAAAGAATTAATGATGTTATTTATTTTAATCCTGCTGACTTGAATTATCCTATGCCTTTTAATGTAATGGAGAAAGTTGATCCTGAGTACAGACACTTAGTTGCATCAGGACTAATGGAAGTGTTTAAGAAAATCTGGCCTGATGTTTGGTCAGCTAGAATGGAATATATTTTAAGCAATTCTATTTTAGCACTTTTAGAAGATCCCAATTCAACACTGCTGGGCGTTAACAGGATGCTGGCTGATCCAGAATACAGAAAACAAATTGTTGCAAAAGTTAAAGATCCAATGGTTAAGTCTTTCTGGAATAATGAATTTGCCCGCTATACCCAAAGATATGAAGTTGAAGCAACTGCTGCTATTCAAAACAAAATTGGGCAGTTAATCTCCAATCCCTTAATTAGAAATATTATTGGCCAAGTTAAATCTCGGCTTAATATGAGAGAACTAATGGACGACGGCAAGATTTTAATAGCTAACTTATCAAAAGGAAAAATAGGTGAGGAGAATTCAAGGCTTTTAGGAGCCTTGCTTATTACAAAGCTTCAGTTAGCAGCAATGTCGCGGGTTGATATACCCGAAAAACAAAGAAAAGATTTCTTTTTATATGTTGATGAGTTTCAAAACTTTGCAACTGAAGCATTTGCCAATATTTTATCTGAGGCAAGAAAGTACAGGTTATCTTTGGTTTTAGCAAATCAGTATATGGCTCAGCTTGAAGAAATGACAGCATTAGGAAGAAGTACCAAGGTAAGAGATGCTGTGTTCGGTAATGTTGGCACTTTTATAGTTTTTAGAGTAGGAGCTGAAGATGCCGAGTATCTAGAAAAAGAATTTGTACCAGAAATAACCGCTGAAGATTTTGTTAATTTAGCCAAGTATAATGTGTATATAAAATTAATGATTGATGGTGTGGCAGGAAGACCTTTTTCAGCTCACACTCTTGAGCCTTATAAATTTCCTGATCAGTCGCATAAAGACAAAATTATTATGGTTGCAAGAGAAAGGTACAGTATTGAAAGAAGTGTTGTTGAAGAAAAGATAAAGCGCTGGATGGAAGAAGAAAAAGTTTCTGAAACCTTTTATTCAGAAAAAAAATCAAGTCCAATGCATGATGCGGTTTGTTCTTCATGTTCAAAGCAGATTAAAGTTAATTTTAAACCAGAACCAGGAAGGCCTGTTTACTGCAAAGATTGTTTAAAGAAAAGGAGAAAAAAGGATGAGAAGCTTTCTTTAGATCAAGTTAAAAGAATAGAACCTCTTTCATTCTCTTCTACAAGAAAAATTGTTGATAAAGAAAAGCCAAAAAGAGAGAAAAGCCAGATTGATTTGGATAAGTTGAAAAAGAATTTAGAAAAAGCACTTAAAAAAGAAAAATGA
- a CDS encoding phosphoglycerate kinase, whose product MKKITELDLKNKTVLLRCDFNVPISKNGDILNDFRIQSVIPTIKYLIDKNAKVILMSHLETKGENKSLSLIVSRLKELLNDKIELVSDYFEKDQKEIAEMLNSNKVVLFENLRFYDQEKDNDQEFAKKLASFGDVFINEAFSVSHRNHASIVSIAQYLPKAAGLLFKKEILTLSKLKERPEQPFVIIIGGVKIKTKIKTILNLLKKSDYLLIGGKIGEAILAYKGILKERQAQEDGLIAQIDLTDKRLHLPLDGIIALKDSIDNLREGGIGTVKKQEDIYDIGPETIGLFKEVISRAKTILWNGPLGMYEDKRFEKGTKEIAQAITENKSAFKVAGGGETIMAIDKFNLKEKFNFISTGGGAMLKFLAEEKLPGIEALNHG is encoded by the coding sequence ATGAAAAAAATTACTGAACTTGATTTAAAAAACAAAACAGTGCTGCTGAGGTGTGATTTCAATGTCCCCATTTCAAAAAATGGGGATATTTTAAATGATTTCAGGATTCAGTCAGTGATTCCAACAATAAAGTATTTGATTGATAAAAATGCAAAGGTCATTTTAATGAGTCATTTAGAAACTAAAGGTGAGAATAAAAGCTTGAGTTTGATTGTTTCTAGATTAAAAGAGCTGTTAAATGACAAAATAGAATTAGTTTCTGATTATTTTGAAAAAGACCAGAAAGAAATTGCTGAGATGTTGAATTCCAATAAAGTAGTTCTTTTTGAAAATTTAAGGTTCTATGATCAGGAAAAAGATAATGACCAAGAATTTGCAAAAAAACTAGCTAGCTTTGGAGATGTTTTTATAAATGAAGCTTTTTCTGTTTCCCATAGAAATCATGCTTCAATTGTTTCTATTGCTCAATACTTGCCAAAAGCAGCTGGGCTTTTATTTAAAAAAGAAATATTAACCCTGTCTAAGTTGAAAGAAAGACCAGAACAACCTTTTGTAATTATTATTGGAGGAGTTAAAATAAAAACAAAAATTAAAACAATTTTAAATCTTTTGAAAAAAAGCGATTACCTACTAATAGGAGGCAAAATCGGTGAAGCAATTTTAGCTTATAAAGGAATATTAAAAGAGAGGCAGGCTCAAGAAGATGGCTTAATAGCTCAAATTGACTTAACAGATAAAAGACTTCATTTGCCTTTGGACGGCATTATTGCTTTAAAAGATTCAATTGATAATCTCAGGGAAGGGGGAATAGGGACTGTTAAAAAACAAGAAGATATTTATGACATCGGCCCAGAAACAATAGGGCTCTTTAAAGAAGTGATCAGTCGCGCTAAAACAATTCTATGGAACGGACCACTGGGAATGTATGAAGACAAGAGGTTTGAGAAAGGAACAAAAGAAATTGCTCAAGCAATTACTGAAAATAAATCTGCTTTTAAGGTTGCTGGCGGGGGAGAAACTATTATGGCCATTGATAAGTTTAATTTAAAAGAAAAGTTTAATTTTATTTCTACTGGTGGGGGCGCAATGTTAAAATTTTTAGCTGAAGAAAAACTTCCTGGCATTGAAGCTCTTAACCACGGATAA